From Granulicella sp. WH15, the proteins below share one genomic window:
- the cas1 gene encoding type II CRISPR-associated endonuclease Cas1: MIDRIVEIANPARLSIRDAQLVIERSKEEQLTLPFTTPVSEIAVLLLAHPQISLSQAVLSRIAEAGGSVVTIDGNFLPASMLLPVQSHFIQTERFAKQMEMTLPTRKRLWQQIVRAKIKAQGELLKELHGNDHGLIAMAARVRTGDQGNLEAQAARKYWGLVFGNSKFRRGSDKADQNRHLDYGYTVLRAAVARALCAAGLHPSIGLQHKNRYDAFCLAADVMEPFRPLVDRRVSQWIAKEDAEGPFDSRTKIWMIGATTSRYLLDREERSLFDIVLRTANSLAKCIAGETRDPEIPNLLIPCVEEVTMRRGVRRVEPDEMRVGVAAG; the protein is encoded by the coding sequence ATGATTGATCGCATCGTTGAGATCGCAAATCCGGCCCGCTTGAGCATCCGCGATGCACAACTCGTCATCGAGCGTTCAAAGGAAGAGCAGCTCACGCTTCCCTTCACTACGCCCGTCAGCGAGATCGCCGTACTGTTGCTTGCCCACCCGCAAATCAGCTTATCGCAGGCTGTTCTCTCGCGTATTGCTGAGGCCGGAGGTTCCGTTGTCACAATCGACGGAAATTTTCTGCCAGCCTCCATGCTGCTCCCCGTTCAGAGTCATTTCATCCAAACAGAGCGCTTCGCAAAGCAAATGGAAATGACACTTCCGACCCGCAAACGGCTCTGGCAACAGATCGTCCGCGCAAAGATCAAAGCACAGGGAGAGTTGCTAAAAGAACTCCATGGCAACGACCACGGACTCATTGCGATGGCTGCGCGAGTTCGCACCGGAGATCAAGGCAATCTTGAAGCTCAGGCGGCTCGTAAGTATTGGGGCTTAGTCTTCGGCAACAGCAAATTCCGGCGTGGCTCTGACAAAGCAGATCAGAACCGCCATCTGGACTACGGCTATACGGTACTGAGGGCGGCAGTTGCCAGGGCTCTCTGCGCCGCTGGCCTGCATCCTTCGATCGGCCTTCAGCACAAGAACCGCTATGATGCCTTCTGCCTGGCCGCCGATGTCATGGAACCGTTCCGCCCGCTCGTCGATAGGCGCGTGAGCCAATGGATAGCCAAAGAAGATGCAGAAGGACCGTTCGACTCAAGGACGAAGATCTGGATGATTGGCGCAACAACTTCGCGTTATCTTCTCGACAGAGAAGAACGATCCCTGTTCGATATCGTCTTGCGCACAGCGAACTCACTGGCAAAGTGCATTGCGGGAGAAACTCGCGATCCTGAAATACCAAACCTGCTCATCCCCTGTGTAGAGGAAGTCACAATGAGGCGAGGAGTTCGTCGTGTGGAACCAGATGAGATGAGGGTCGGGGTTGCTGCAGGCTAG
- the cas9 gene encoding type II CRISPR RNA-guided endonuclease Cas9 (Cas9, originally named Csn1, is the large, multifunctional signature protein of type II CRISPR/Cas systems. It is well known even to general audiences because its RNA-guided endonuclease activity has made it a popular tool for custom editing of eukaryotic genomes.), with the protein MSSAMEAPQKYVLGLDLGSASLGWALIALNPANEPTSLVRAGVRIFEPGVDGTALDIEQGKDQSKAVERRTARLHRRQLRRRAARQRELFQELQKAGLLPTNAVGTGASSEQRHELLNALDRSLTLKFLKPNDDSFAQKPLYLLRKLALDQALEPFELGRVLFHLSQRRGFKSNRKETKKTAKENEDLGQVKADIHALELAIQDAGARTIGEYFAGLDPHTEKLRRRWTARKMFEQELALIWDAQAKHHASLLRQELRDRVHELLFFQRPISAQKHLVGTCELERGDDKHPPKRRAPWATMAAQRFRMLQKINDLVVIDTKNQTSRKLTEEERSKLYQLLDREGTQSFIAIRKYLDLKGTAFNLEAGGDKDIPGNRTQKSMRKVFGVFWDEFTEGKQNQIIENWRNSESDEVLIQEAIEHLGLDAEAAAVLAKESPQSDYCSLSLAAISKLMPLMMSGRSFKDAETEIYGSRFSGLAVHDTLPPVREALPTLRNPAVERAMTELRKVVNAIVREYGKPYEIRIELARELKKPRQERIKATTANRKREADNKGIAAKILSECGMANPSRADLEKAKLFVECGGICPYTGRSIPFSQLFQDSEFDVEHIIPRSRFPDDSFQNKTLCYLPENREYKRNQTPFEAYSNNPDVWAQILLRVTKWSNPGKLSRFKLQSERELADFSARQMNDTRYTSVLAGRLLAMLYGGRDVQTDNDNRQVIFASSGAVTATLRRSWGFERILQAIVSPEPGDTRGKPRTDHRHHAVDAITIALTRQSVIQAMASASAFEPWQPGTRSWRRVPEPWTTPDFIGNLTEQIVQMVVSHRPEHKISGELHKGSNFSRPYLYNGKSTVHMRCELSQLKPADIAADDIIVDKAILALIRAKFDELGRNPKAFEDPKNLPCFTTANGRTIPIRKVRIRQVKDPKIAAYGDRERFVDSGGIHHVALFVARNEARQEQWLSEVAQVTDVYQRCPRWDKRSGRPKSTASEPAVSRKLKDNPEAEFLFSLMKDDTVELDYNGAREVFRVKKFYAAGPIWFTGVNNAQMDADQKKNKTTWSKNPNGLKTLNPRKVVVDLLGRVHTAND; encoded by the coding sequence ATGTCCTCTGCCATGGAAGCACCGCAGAAATATGTCTTGGGTCTTGATCTCGGTTCTGCGTCCCTCGGATGGGCGCTGATTGCCCTCAATCCAGCCAACGAGCCCACGTCGTTGGTTCGCGCTGGCGTCCGCATCTTCGAGCCCGGCGTGGACGGAACTGCACTTGATATCGAACAAGGCAAAGATCAGTCAAAGGCTGTCGAACGGCGCACCGCAAGACTCCACCGGCGTCAGCTTCGCCGCCGCGCTGCACGTCAGCGAGAGCTTTTTCAGGAACTACAAAAGGCCGGACTGCTTCCGACGAACGCAGTCGGAACTGGGGCAAGTTCAGAGCAGCGGCATGAACTGCTAAATGCGTTAGATCGCTCCTTGACTTTGAAGTTTCTCAAGCCAAACGATGATTCATTTGCTCAGAAGCCTCTCTATCTACTGCGCAAGCTTGCGCTGGACCAAGCCTTGGAACCCTTTGAATTGGGACGGGTGCTCTTCCACCTAAGCCAGCGGCGCGGCTTCAAGTCCAACCGAAAAGAAACCAAGAAGACTGCAAAGGAAAATGAAGATCTTGGCCAGGTGAAGGCGGACATTCACGCACTGGAGTTGGCGATACAAGATGCCGGCGCGCGGACTATCGGAGAATACTTCGCGGGGCTCGATCCACATACGGAGAAATTGCGGCGACGTTGGACCGCACGCAAAATGTTCGAGCAGGAGCTCGCCCTCATTTGGGATGCGCAGGCAAAACATCATGCTTCCCTTTTGAGGCAAGAATTGCGTGACAGAGTTCACGAACTACTGTTCTTCCAGCGCCCCATATCCGCTCAGAAACATTTGGTCGGAACCTGTGAGTTGGAGCGCGGTGACGATAAGCATCCCCCGAAACGGCGGGCTCCGTGGGCAACGATGGCCGCGCAGCGTTTTCGAATGCTGCAAAAGATCAATGATTTAGTGGTGATCGACACAAAGAACCAGACATCTCGGAAGCTGACCGAAGAGGAGCGCAGCAAGCTCTATCAGTTGCTGGACCGGGAAGGCACTCAATCGTTTATCGCAATTCGCAAGTATTTGGACCTTAAAGGGACTGCGTTCAATCTGGAAGCGGGCGGAGATAAGGATATTCCCGGAAACCGGACACAGAAGTCGATGCGAAAGGTATTCGGGGTTTTCTGGGATGAGTTTACCGAAGGAAAGCAAAACCAGATCATTGAGAACTGGCGCAACAGTGAGTCTGACGAAGTGCTCATACAGGAAGCTATCGAGCACCTCGGGCTAGACGCCGAGGCGGCTGCTGTCCTGGCTAAGGAGAGTCCGCAGTCTGATTACTGCTCACTTTCACTGGCAGCAATTTCAAAACTTATGCCGCTGATGATGTCGGGGCGATCCTTCAAGGATGCTGAAACGGAAATTTACGGCAGTCGCTTCTCGGGATTGGCAGTACATGACACACTTCCACCTGTACGCGAAGCGCTTCCCACCCTACGTAACCCCGCGGTAGAACGAGCGATGACGGAACTGCGTAAAGTCGTCAATGCCATCGTTCGAGAATACGGCAAGCCTTACGAAATTCGGATCGAGCTTGCCCGCGAACTCAAGAAGCCGCGTCAGGAGCGCATCAAGGCCACGACGGCAAACCGAAAGCGCGAGGCCGACAATAAGGGCATCGCAGCGAAGATTTTGAGCGAATGCGGTATGGCTAATCCATCTCGGGCCGATCTGGAAAAGGCAAAGCTCTTTGTAGAATGCGGCGGCATCTGCCCATACACAGGACGCTCGATTCCGTTCTCGCAACTCTTTCAAGACTCCGAGTTCGACGTGGAGCACATCATTCCACGCAGTCGCTTTCCAGACGACTCCTTCCAAAATAAGACTCTGTGCTACCTTCCTGAAAATCGCGAATACAAACGCAATCAGACACCATTCGAGGCCTACAGCAATAACCCGGATGTCTGGGCTCAGATTCTCTTGCGAGTAACGAAATGGTCTAACCCTGGAAAATTAAGCCGTTTCAAATTGCAGAGCGAGCGGGAGCTTGCAGACTTCAGTGCGCGCCAAATGAACGACACGCGGTACACAAGCGTACTCGCAGGACGTTTGTTGGCCATGCTTTATGGTGGGCGTGACGTTCAGACAGACAACGACAATAGACAGGTGATCTTTGCATCCAGCGGAGCCGTGACGGCTACCCTGCGACGCTCATGGGGATTCGAACGAATCCTGCAAGCAATCGTATCGCCCGAACCTGGCGATACCCGAGGAAAGCCTCGCACCGATCACCGACACCATGCAGTAGATGCAATCACCATTGCGTTGACTCGACAATCCGTGATTCAAGCCATGGCGAGTGCTTCAGCATTTGAGCCTTGGCAACCCGGAACTCGGAGCTGGAGGCGCGTGCCGGAACCTTGGACGACACCTGACTTCATTGGCAACCTGACTGAGCAAATCGTGCAGATGGTTGTCTCTCATCGCCCGGAACACAAGATCAGCGGCGAACTTCATAAAGGTTCAAACTTTTCGAGACCCTATCTTTATAATGGCAAATCCACGGTCCACATGCGGTGTGAATTAAGCCAACTCAAGCCAGCAGACATCGCGGCAGACGACATTATTGTTGATAAAGCTATTCTCGCGCTCATTCGAGCAAAGTTCGATGAACTTGGTCGGAATCCAAAGGCGTTCGAAGACCCCAAGAACCTGCCCTGCTTCACCACAGCTAATGGACGCACCATCCCGATACGCAAGGTCAGAATTCGACAAGTCAAAGATCCCAAGATCGCCGCGTACGGCGACCGGGAGCGTTTTGTCGATTCGGGTGGTATCCATCATGTGGCTCTGTTTGTTGCGAGAAATGAGGCTCGCCAAGAGCAATGGCTGAGCGAAGTCGCGCAGGTTACTGATGTGTATCAGCGCTGCCCGCGATGGGATAAGAGAAGCGGACGACCCAAGTCAACCGCAAGCGAGCCCGCTGTGTCGCGAAAGTTGAAGGATAATCCAGAGGCCGAATTTCTCTTTTCTCTGATGAAGGACGACACCGTCGAGTTGGATTACAACGGGGCGAGAGAGGTGTTCCGCGTCAAGAAATTTTATGCTGCTGGACCGATTTGGTTTACCGGCGTCAACAACGCCCAGATGGACGCAGATCAGAAGAAGAATAAAACGACCTGGTCGAAGAATCCCAATGGGCTAAAGACGTTAAATCCGCGCAAGGTAGTAGTCGATCTTCTCGGAAGGGTACATACGGCCAATGATTGA
- a CDS encoding DNA methyltransferase, with translation MDTQVVFCGDNLDQLQRLPDTCVDLVYIDPPFNSNRNYEVFWEEKREQRSFDDRHESTQAYIDFMRPRCIELARVLKPTGTLYYHCDWHASHYIKVLLDQIFGETCFVNEIIWKRQSSHNDAKQGSKHLGRVHDSIFVYAKSRDYYFKHLYRPYDPEYVEQFYRYTEKETGRRYRLGDLGAPGGGAPSKGNPHYEFLGVTRYWRYSEANMHKLYKEGRIIQTAPGRVPAYKRYLDEGKGVPLGSVWDDIGPVQAAAREKIGYPTQKPLKLLERIIEISSREGDVVLDAFCGCGTALVAAQSMARQWIGIDVSPTACRVMAKRLRDHCGLAESETLWRAHRGFIVRDLPWTEERLRKLPPFEFENWAVVAIGGLPNSTKVGDMGIDGRLFPVTSLPKGRAAGDTFAFMDDWFPIQVKQREKVGRPDIDSFEAVLVRENRELGFFVAFDYTADAEREVRRFHSSSGKQIRLLRVSELIEMDHERMVSPKKPVGSVREVDIAQSGLKAVRRK, from the coding sequence GTGGATACCCAAGTTGTCTTCTGTGGTGACAACCTAGATCAACTTCAACGTCTGCCGGACACCTGCGTTGATTTGGTGTACATCGACCCACCATTTAATTCAAACCGCAACTATGAAGTCTTTTGGGAAGAAAAAAGAGAGCAACGGTCGTTCGACGACCGGCACGAATCGACTCAAGCCTATATCGACTTCATGCGTCCTCGCTGCATCGAGCTCGCCCGAGTGCTCAAACCGACCGGCACTCTCTACTATCACTGCGACTGGCACGCAAGCCACTACATCAAGGTTTTACTTGATCAGATTTTCGGGGAGACGTGCTTTGTAAACGAGATCATTTGGAAGCGACAGTCTTCCCATAACGATGCGAAGCAGGGTTCGAAACATCTTGGGCGCGTCCATGACTCAATTTTTGTCTATGCCAAGTCTCGCGACTATTACTTCAAGCATCTCTATCGCCCTTACGATCCGGAATATGTCGAACAGTTCTATCGGTATACCGAAAAAGAAACCGGGCGTCGCTACCGGCTTGGCGACTTGGGCGCACCTGGAGGAGGAGCTCCCTCCAAAGGAAATCCGCACTACGAGTTCCTTGGGGTCACTCGTTACTGGCGGTATAGCGAAGCCAATATGCACAAGTTATATAAAGAGGGACGCATCATTCAGACGGCACCAGGTAGAGTTCCTGCTTATAAGCGTTACCTTGACGAAGGCAAGGGTGTCCCTCTTGGATCAGTTTGGGATGACATTGGACCTGTTCAAGCAGCCGCGAGAGAGAAGATCGGCTACCCCACGCAAAAGCCCCTGAAACTACTAGAACGAATCATAGAAATATCTTCGCGCGAAGGTGATGTCGTCCTTGATGCGTTCTGCGGCTGCGGAACTGCCCTCGTAGCCGCCCAGTCCATGGCACGACAGTGGATCGGCATTGATGTGTCTCCAACCGCCTGCAGAGTGATGGCAAAGCGCCTCCGAGACCATTGTGGATTGGCTGAGTCAGAAACCCTATGGAGAGCCCATAGGGGATTTATCGTTCGAGACCTCCCGTGGACCGAGGAGCGGCTTCGCAAGCTGCCACCATTTGAATTTGAAAACTGGGCCGTGGTCGCCATTGGCGGTCTTCCCAACTCAACCAAGGTGGGTGATATGGGCATTGACGGTCGCCTTTTTCCTGTCACCTCGCTACCTAAAGGAAGAGCGGCAGGCGATACATTCGCGTTTATGGATGACTGGTTTCCCATCCAAGTCAAACAACGAGAAAAGGTCGGTAGACCTGATATTGATTCTTTCGAAGCGGTTCTTGTTCGGGAGAACCGCGAATTGGGCTTTTTCGTCGCCTTCGACTACACGGCAGATGCTGAACGAGAGGTGAGACGCTTTCACTCAAGCTCGGGAAAGCAAATAAGACTCTTGAGAGTTTCCGAACTGATAGAGATGGATCACGAGCGCATGGTCTCACCCAAAAAGCCAGTCGGCTCCGTCCGCGAAGTAGACATCGCTCAATCTGGTCTCAAAGCCGTGCGCCGTAAGTAA